The genomic interval ACCAGGGTGCTGGCATTGGGCATTGCAGCCCCCAGGCCCAGGCCAGTAAGAAAGCGCAGCACGACCAAGGTTTCCAGGTTCGGGGAAAAAGCCGAGGCCAGGGTCCAGATGCCGAACAGCAGCACGCTGTACAGCAATACTGCCTTGCGTCCGTAGCGGTCAGCCAAGGGGCCGGCGATCAAAGCGCCAAGGGCCAGGCCGATCAGCGCTGCGCTCAAAACCGGGCCCAGGCTTTGCGCGCCCAGGCCCCAGTCGCTTTTCAGTTGGGGGGCAATGAAGCCGATGATGGCCACATCCAGGCCGTCCAGGGCGATGATCAGAAAGCCGAGGAACACCACCCATTTCTGGTAACGGCCGATGGGTTGCTGGTCGATCAGTTGGCGCACGTCGAGTGTGTTGTTCATGGGTATCACCTGTTGTTGTTTTTATGACGGTGTTTCGGGGCCGCGTTGCGGCCCAATCGCCGGCACAGCCAACATCACTGCCTGTCGAGACTATGTAGAGAGACAGGCCTTAGGATCCGGGTTTCCTGCGCCAACACCAGGTCACGGGTGGCATGCAGATAAGCGGCAAAATCCGGGTCGGCATCCCGCGCCGCGCTGCGCTTTTCAAAGTCATCCAGGCTGTCATAACCCCACAGGTGCACCACCTGGTTCAGCGGCCCGATGCTGCTGGTGTAGAACGCCAGCGGTGCGCCGAGGTGGCGCAGCAAGATCGGCATCGCCAACTGGTCGAAGGCTTCGATAAAGGCCGCCATGCAGCGCGGGCGAATGGTGTAGATGCGGTGATCGACCACAGCCTTGTCCATCACGCTACCTCCCGCGCATTGCTCGCTGCCGCCAGCCCCTGCTCGACACCTGCCAGGTGGCGGCCGGTGATGTAGCCAAAGGTCATGATCGGCCCCAAGGTAATGCCGGCACCGGGGTAGTTGCCGCCCATGATGCTGGCGCGGTCATTACCCACCGCATACAGCCCTTCGATGGCTTGCCCGTCGGCGGCCAGCACTTCGCCGACCACGCTGGTGCGCAGCCCGTCGAAGGTGCCCAGATCGCCCATGATGACCTTCACGGCAAAGTAAGGCCCCTCGCCCACCGGCGCCACGCACGGATTGGGCTGTTGCTGAGGGTCGGCCAGGTAGCGGTTGAAGCTGTTACTGCCGCGGCCGTATTGGCGGTCCTCGCCCTGCACTGCGCCTAGGTTGTAATCGCGCACGGTCCGCTCCAGCCCTTGCGCATCGATGCCGGCCTTGCCTGCCAGCTCGGCCAAGGTCTTGCCCTTGAGCAGGTAACCGTTACGCAGCAATGGCCCCAGTGGCATTGGTGCAGGTTTGGCAAAGCCCAGGCCGTACTTGGCCAGCGTACGGCGGTCGCACACCAGCCACATGGCGGTTTCTGCCTGGCCGGCGCAGGCTTCGATCAGCGCTGCGCCCACGTCGTGGTAGGAGTTGGACTCGTTGGTGAAACGCCGGCCAGAGCGCAATACACCGATCACGCCCGGCTTGTAGCGGTCCAGCAGATGCGGAAAGGCGATGTATCGCCCGCCACCCACCGGCACCTTCGACACCGGCATCCAGGCAGCTGGCGCTTGCAGGCGTATATCGACCTTGGCACCCAACGCCTCCGCCATGCGGGCACCATCGCCGGTATTACCCGCTGGCACCGGGGAAAAATGCTCACCGCCACGGCGCACATGCGGGTAGGCCTGGCGCAACCGCTGCAAGTCATGGGAGAACCCGCCACAGGCCAGCACCACCCCGCGGCGTGCCTGAATACGCAGTTCGCTGTCGCCTTGCCCGGCCAGTACCCCCACCACCCGCCCACCGTCGCGCAGCAGCTGCCGCGCCGGGGTGCCGGTGAGAATCGGGATGCCAAGGTCCAGCGCCGAGCGCACCAGGCGCGCCGCCAAGGCATTGCCGCTGGTCACCTGGGTACCGCGGCGATACAGGGCCAGCTCCTTCAGGTGGGTGAGCAGGCGCCTGGCCACGTACACGAACGAGGTCAACGAGCGGGTGACGTTGAAGAAGTGCTTGAGGTCGGCATTCGACGAGTTGAACATCATGCCGATGAAGGTGATGGTCTTCAGCGGCGGGCGCAGGCGTGCCATGTCCGGCCCCAGGCCACGGATGTCGTAAGGTGCGGCCAGTATCGAACGGCCCACATCGACGCCCCCTTCGACTTGTGGGTGATAGTCGGGGTACAGCGTGGGCACGAACTTCACGGCGGTTTCCCGCTCGAAAAAGTCCACCATCTGCGGCCCGTAGCGCAAGAACGCCTCGACCCCGGCCGCGTCAAAGCAGGCCCCGGTTTCGTTGCGCAGGTAGGTCATGGCCGCCTCGGGGCTGTCGTTGCCAGCGTGCCGGTTGCCAGGCACCCACAACACACCGCCGGAAAACGCCGTGGTACCGCCAAAGCAGTCGTCCTTTTCGATGACGATAACGTCAAGGCCCTGCTTCTTTGCAGTAATGGCAGTCGCCAGGCCACCCGCACCCGCCCCGACCACCAGCACATCGCAGTTACGTGTGGTCATGCGCGTACCCCCTCAAAGCCTGGCCGCGGGATCAGCGCCATGGGCATGCTCTCGAGCCCCCCATCCACGGTCAGCTCTGCACCATTGATGTAGTCGGCGCGCTGGCTGGCCAGGAACAGCACAGCGTCGGCGATATCCTGTGGTTCACCAATACGCTGGTTGGCCGTCATGGCGCTGCGCTGGCGTTCGATTTGCGGGTCGGCATAAAACGCGGCAGACAAGGGAGTGCGGATCAACCCTGGGCAGACTGCGTTGCTGCGCACACCTCGTGGCCCCCATTCCACGGCAATCTGGCGCGACAGCATGCTGACCCCGGCCTTGGCCGCACTGTAGGCACCGCTATTGGGTTGCGGGTAATGCGCGGCGATCGAGGCCACGTGCACCATACGGCCTCGGCCACGGGCCAGCATCGAACGGCCGAAGGCCTGGGCACACACCAGGTAGCCCGTGAGGTTGACCGCCAGCACCTGGTTCCATTGCTCCAGGCTCAGCACGTCCAGCGCGCCGGGGCGCAGCACGCTGGCATTGTTGACCAGTACATCGCAGCGCCCGTGCAGCGCCTGAACCTGGGCTGCGGCCTGCTCCACGCTGGCCGGGTCGGCGATGTCGCAGCCCAAGGCGCTGACCTCTCCGACACTGTGTTCGCCCAAGGTGGCGGCCAGTTCACGGCATTTGTCCAGGTCCCGGTCCAGCAGCACCACATGGGCCTGCTGTGCGACCAGGGCGCCGGCCAGCGCCGCGCCAATACCACCGGCGGCACCGGTTACCACGCATACGGCCGAATCCAGGCCCAGCCATTGAGAGGGGATCTTGTTGTTGTGCATGCTGCTCTCCAGAGTGTCGCTTCATCTGGGCCACAGCCTAGGGCCGGCAGGCACACCGGCAGAATGGACAAAACCTGCAACCAGCCCCACATTCCCGACAAAATTCGTCCTGCCGCCTGAAGCCTGCAGGCAGCTGTGGCACAGTAACCAGGTACCGAACAGAACAATTACAACAACATGAACAAGATCCCCAACTACGCCCTGTATGGTGAAACCGCCCGACCGGTGTGGCACGAAGCCCTGCATGTGGAACAGATCTCCCAACGTTCTGGCGCACATAACTGGGAAATTGCCGCGCACCGTCATGAAGGCTTGCTGCAACTGCTGTACCTGCAGAGCGGCGGCGGTGAGGTGCTGTTCGACAGTGACCGGCTCCAGGTGCAGGCACCCTGCGTGGTGTATGTACCGGCGCAAGTGGTGCATGGTTTCCATTGGGCCGGCCAGGTCGAGGGCCTGGTGATCACCGCCGCCCAGCACCCACTGGAAAGCATTGCCCAGGTGCTGGCACCCAACCTGCTGGCGCAGGTGCGCAAACCTCAGGTGATCGCACTGCCTTCGTGGGCAGCCGACGAAGACCCGTTGCTGCCGCTGTGCATGGCCTTGCGCGAGGAGTACCACAACCGCGCCCGTGAGCATGTGGCCTGCAGCATGGCCCTGCTGCTGACGCTGCTGATCCAGGTACTGCGCCATGAACCGCACATGCCCGAGGGTGGGCACCGCCCAGTGTCAAGGCGCAGCCAGCAGCTGACCGCTTTGCGTGAATTGGTGGACATGCACTACCGCGCGCACTGGCCACTGGCGGACTACGCTGCCGAGCTCGGCATGACCCTGGCGACACTGGGGCGGTTGTGTCAGGAGCACCTGGGCATGACGCCCATGAACGTGATCAATGCCCGGCTGGTACTGGAAGCCAAGCGCATGCTGGGGCATTCAAGCCTGAGCGTGAAAGAGATCGCCCATGAGCTGGGGTTTGCCGATGTAGGGTATTTCAGCCGGTTCTTTCGCAAGCATGCGGGGGTGAGCCCTAGCGGGTTTCGGGAGGGCCAGTGACATCTGCCGGCTTTTGCTGTGGCCTGCACTGGCCTCTTCGCAGCACAGGTCAGCACTAGCCCGCCAAGGCCCGCTGCACATCGTCTACCGTGGTCGCCAGGCTGCTCAGGTGCAAATTCATTACTCGTTCCACCGGTGCCTGATCCAGCGGCCAGTGCAAGGCAATGCTCCCGGCCAGGCGCCCTTCGGCGTGCACCGGCAGCGCAATGGCGCGGATCAGGAACGGCAAACGCACCGGGTACTCCCAGTACCCTTCGGTGCGCTGGCCAAAGCCCTTGTGCGCGTCTTCTTCGATGTTGCGCAGCACCGTGTCATCGCGCAGCCGCTCATGGGCCGCCAGGCGTTGCACTTCATCGACCGCCAGCTCACCCAGGCAGGCCCGCCCCATTGCCGAGTGAAACAGGCTGGCATGGTGCCCGACGATCTGGCAGGTATGCGGGTACCGCTTGCGCAATACCTGAGGGATGGCGCTTTCCATCACCTCCAGCCGCTCGCCGTCGAAACACGACAGGTCCACCACCAGCCCGGTGCGCTCGCTCAGGTCCAGCAGCAGCGGTGCAGCACTTTCCACCAGCCGCCGCTTGAAGCGCATCTGCCGGTCACCGAACAGCCGCCGTGCGCACAGGCGATAACGCCGGTCGCTGAGGCCACGGTAGACCCAGCCCTGCTCCTGCAAGGTGGCGAGCATGCGCGAGGCCGTGGCCTTGGGCAGGCCGGTGAGGTAATGCAATTCTTCCAGGCCCAGTGCCTGATGCTCGCCCAGCAGGTCGACGATGGCCAGTGCGCGCTCCACCGAACGCACACCGCCACTGTCTGCCGTAATGCCCATGGGTATGACCTCCCTGTAGCTGGATGGTCAGCATAGCCAGCAAGAACCGCGCCTGCCCAGTGCTTTCATCAGGCCAGCAGGCACGGTGGCGGGCGCCGCTCAACCCACCGGGTCAGCTGTTCATGGGCGTACGCCAGTTGCAACACCGCATGGTCGGCCTGGGCCGGGCCTATGATTTGCAGGCCCATGGGCAAACCGTCGCTGTTGAAACCGACCGGTACGCTGATGCTGGGTAAACCGGCCAGGGTCGGCCCGATCACCACCTCCATCCAGCGATGGTAGGTGTCCATCGCCCGGCCCCCAACGGCCGTCGGCCACGCCAGTTTTGCATCGAAAGGGAACACCTGGGCGGACGGCAACAGCAGGTAGTCGTAACGTTCGAACAGGTGTGCCAAGGCGCGGTACCAGTCACTGCGGTCCAGCGACGCCTGGTACAGCGAGGCCGCGCTCAGTTGCAAGGCGCCCTCTACCTCCCACTGTGCTTCGGGCTTGAGCAAGGCGCGCCTGGCTGGGTCGGCATAGGCCGCGCCAAGGTTGCCGTGCACCAGGAAGTGGCGGTGGGTGAGCCAGCATTGCCACAAGCGCGCCGGGTCGAATGCCGGTTGGCAAGCCTCCACCCGGCAACCCAGTTCGGCGAAATCGGCCAACGCTGCTTCACACAGGCCCATCACCCCGCCATCCATCGGCAGGTAACCGTTGTAGTCACCCAGCCAGCCAACCCGCACACCCCGAAAATCGCGCTGCAGCCCTGCAGCGAAATCGCGGCGGCCCTCGCTCAGCGACAGCGGCACCCGTGCATCAACGCCTGCCTGGGTCGACAACAGCCGCGCCACATCCACCACGCTGCGCCCCATCGGCCCTTCGGTAGCCAGCTGCTGCACGAACAGTTCGGGTGCCGGACCATGGGGCACACGGCCCTGCGAAGGGCGCAGGCCGAACACATTGTTGAACGCCGCCGGGTTGCGCAGCGAGCCCATCATGTCGCTGCCGTCAGCCACCGGCAGCAGGCGCATGGCCAGCGCCGCTGCCGCCCCGCCACTGCTGCCGCCGGCCACCCGCTGCGGGTCGTAGGCATTGGTGGTGGTACCGAACAGGGTGTTATAGGTTTGCGAACCGAGACCGAACTCTGGCACGTTACTTTTGCCAACGATCAGCGCCCCGCTCGCCCGCACCCGCGCCACACTGATGGCGTCATGCTCAGGTATCTGTTCGGCGAATAAGGGCGAGCCCAGGGTGGTGCGCAGCCCGGCAGTGGCAGCCAGGTCCTTGATCGCTTGTGGCATGCCGTGCATCCAGCCGCGGGAATGGCCCCGCTTCAGCTCGCAGTCACGTTCATCGGCCTCAGCCAACACTGCCTCGGCCGGGCGCAGCGACACCAGTGCGTTAACCTGCGGGTTGCAGCGCTCGATGTGCGCGAGATAAGCCTGCATCACCTCCCGGCACGATACCTGGCGGGCATGGATGGCCTGGGACAAGGCTTCGGCATCGAGGGCAACGATGGGGTCGATGGCTAACGGCTTCACGGTTTTACTCCAAGGTTGAAAGTGGTGGGCTTGCCTGCCCGGGGTGCTTCTTTCAGGCAATAGGTACCCAACAGCGTCAGCAGGCAGGCGAACAGCACGTAGAACGACGGTGCGACCGGGGTACCGAGTACCTTGGTAAGCCAGGTGACGATCAACGGGGCAAAGCCACCGAACACCATCACCGCCACGTTATAGGCCACCGATACCCCGGTGGAGCGCACCTCGACCGGGAACTGCTCGGCCAGGGCGGTCGGCGCCGGGCCAAAGAAGCCGCCGATGGCGGTGCACAACAGCAGCTGCATCACCAGCAGCCGCTCCACGGATGGCGCGGCGGCCACCCACACATACAGCGGGTAGACCATTATGAAGAACGCCAGGGTAAAGGCCATCAGCACGGGGCGGCGCCCCAGGCGGTCAGACAACGCGCCGGACAGCGGAATGACCACGGTCATCAGCCCCACGGCCAGCATCTGCACCAAAAGCACCTGGTCCAGTGGCAGCCCGAGGTTCTTGTGGGCGAAGGTCGGCATGTTCACCAGCACCACGTAGAACGACACCGTAGCGCCACAGGCCAGGCCCATCGATACCAGCAGGCTGCGCCGATGCTCACGCAGTACTTGCCACAGGCTGGGCGACTGGCCCTTGGCCTGGCGGCGCGCCTCGACGAACTCCTCGGGCTCTTCCATATGCTTGCGAATCCACAGCCCCACCGGGCCGATCAGCAGGCCGAGCACGAACGGGATCCGCCAGCCCCAGCTGTCCAGCGCCTCAGGCGAACACCAGTGCGTCACCAGGGCCACCATCGCCGCCCCGGAAAACACCGCCAGGCACTGCCCTACCAATTGCCACGAGCCATACAGGCCCTTGCGGTGGGCCGGCGCGCTTTCCACCAGGAACGCCGTGGCACTGGCGTACTCGCCACCGGTGGCAAACCCTTGCAGCATGCGCGCCACCACGATCAGCAGCGGCGCGGCCATGCCGATGGCCAGGTAGTCGGGGGCAAAGGCGATCATGGCAATCGACACGGTCATCAGGCGGATGATCATCTGCATGGCCGCCTTGCGGCCCTTGCGATCGGAATACATGCCCAGCAACACGCCGCCCACCGGGCGCATGAAAAAGCCCACGCCAAAGGTGGCCAGGGCCATCAGCAGCGAGGCGTACTCGTCGTCGGACGGGAAAAACTGCCGGGCAATGATGCTGGCCAGAAAGCCGTACACGATAAAGTCGTACCACTCCAGGGCGTTGCCGATAACGGCGGCCACCACTTGCCGGGTACGCGACACGCCAGTGCTCGAAGTCTGCATAGGAAACACTCCACACAATGATTGGGTGATCGCCCAGGCGCGATCGCGCCCGGGTTCCAGCGGCAGTCGTCAAAAGGCAGTCAGGCGGGCGCGAGCCATCGCTCTGCCAGCGCGCCCCAGTAGGCGGCACCGGTCAGCAGGATCTCGTCGTTGAAGTCGTAGGCCGGGTTGTGCACCATCGGCCGCGATACACCATTGCCGATGAACAGGTAGGCACCTGGGCAGCGCTGCAGCATCCAGGCGAAGTCCTCGCTGCCCATGAGCTTGCGGGTGTTGCCATCCACCGCCTCGGCACCGAGCAACTCCACCCCCACCTGGGTGGCAAAGGCATTTTCTGCGGCATGGTTGACCAGCACCGGGTAGGCCGGGCGGTGTTCGATGCTGGCACGGCAGCCAAAGCTTTCGGCCTGACTGACGATGATCGCCCGCACCCGCTCCAGGGTCTGCGCCCGCACCTCGGCGTTCAGCGCACGCAGGCTAAGGCGTAGCAGCGCCTGTTGGGGAATCACGTTGGCCGCTTCGCCGGCCTGCAAGGCACCGACGGTGACCACCGCAGCCTCCTGCGCATCGATGTTGCGCGCCACCACGGTTTGCAGCGCCATTACCACACTGGCCGCTGCCACCAGCGGGTCTACGGTCAGGTGCGGCATCGAGCCATGGCCGCCCACCCCGTCGAGGGTCACCGTGAGCAGGTCTTGCGAGGCCATCATCGGCCCCTCGCGAAAACCAAGATGCCCGGCCGGCAGCCCGGGCATGTTGTGCATGCCGAACAGCGCATCGCAGGGGAAGCGTTCCAGCAGGCCGTCCGCCAGCATCGCCTCGGCACCGCCCTGGCCCTCCTCGGCCGGCTGGAAGATCAGCGTCAGCGTGCCGTCGAACTGCCGGGTTGCCGCCAGGTAGCGCGCCGCCCCCAGCAGCATGGTGGTGTGCCCGTCATGGCCACAGGCGTGCATGCAACCTTGGTGCTGGCTGCTGTAGGCCGCGCCCGTTGCTTCGTGTATGGGCAGCGCGTCCATGTCGGCGCGCAAGCCCAGCCGGCGTGGGCTGCTGCCATTGCGCAGCACACCGACCACACCGGTCTTGCCGATGCCGGTGTGCACTTCATAGCCCCACTGCGCCAGCAGACGGGCGACCAGCGCCGAGGTGCGGCTCTCTTCAAAACCCAGTTCCGGGTGGGCGTGGATATCGTGACGGATCGTGTGCAGGTCGCTGGCCACGTCGTCAAGCCAGGCCAGGATGTGCTGATGTCGGGACATGTAGAGTCTCCTCGCGCGGGTGGTTTCCCGTTCTTGTTGTTTGCCTTGAGGTCACGACGGCTAAGGCAGGTCGTGCTTGGCTGACAGATAAGCGCGAGGCGGGATGAAGCACAATCGAATCTGGTTTCACACCGTGGAACCGAAAGGGTCGAAATTGCTGTTACCTTGGGGCTCACTGCTCAGCCACAGCCAAGGACTGCGTCATGCCTTCACGCCCAACCTCCCCCAGCGGCTTCGTCCGCGTACGCGGTGCCCGCGAGCACAACCTGAAGAACATCGATGTGGATGTTCCACGCGATGCCTTGGTGGTATTCACTGGCGTCTCCGGCTCGGGCAAGTCCTCGCTGGCCTTTTCCACGCTTTATGCCGAAGCCCAGCGCCGCTACTTCGAGTCGGTGGCGCCCTATGCCCGGCGCCTTATCGATCAGGTTGGCGTGCCCGACGTCGATGCCATCGACGGCCTGCCGCCGGCGGTAGCCCTGCAGCAGCAACGCGGCACGCCAAGCGCACGTTCCTCGGTGGGCAGCGTAACCACCTTGTCCAGCTCGATCCGTATGCTGTACTCGCGCGCCGGCCACTACCCGGACGGGCAAGCGATGCTGTACGCCGAGGACTTTTCGCCGAATACGCCCCAGGGCGCCTGCCCAGAGTGCCATGGCTTGGGCCGGGTCTACGAGGTGACCGAAGCAACCATGGTCCCCGACCCGTCGCTGACCATCCGCGAGCGTGCGGTGGCGGCGTGGCCCATGGCCTGGCAAGGCCAGAACCAGCGCGACATCCTGGTGACGTTGGGTTATGACGTTGACATTCCCTGGCGCGACCTGCCGCAGGCGCAGCGCGACTGGATCCTGTTCACCGAGGACACGCCCACCGCCCCCGTTTATGCCGGCCTGACCCCGGCGCAAACCCGTGAAGCGCTAAAGCGCAAACAGGAGCCCAGCTACCAGGGCACGTTCATGGGCGCCCGACGGTACGTGCTGCATACCTTCATGCACTCGCAAAGCGCACAGATGCGCAAGCGCGTGGCTCAATACATGCGCCCCAGCCCCTGCCCGCTGTGCCAGGGCAAACGCCTGAAACGCGAAGCGCTGGGCGTGACCTTTGCCGGGCTGGATATCGCCGAGCTGTCGCACCTGTCATTGCAAGCGCTGGCCGAGGTATTTCGCAAGGTGGCAGCAGCGGGCTACCTGACACACCAGCAAGACGAGCTGACCCTGGAAAAGCGCCTGGCAGCCCAACGCATCGCAAACGAGTTGCTCGAACGCATCGATACCCTGCTCGACCTTGGCCTCGGCTACCTGGCCCTGGAGCGCAGCACCCCGACCTTGTCTTCTGGTGAACTGCAACGCCTGCGCCTGGCCACCCAGCTGAATTCGCAGCTGTTCGGCGTGATCTACGTACTCGACGAGCCTTCGGCCGGCTTGCACCCTGCCGACAGCGAAGCGCTGTTCGAAGCCCTGCAGCGCCTGAAGCACGCGGGCAACTCGGTGTATGTGGTGGAGCACGACCTGGACACCATGCGCCGCGCCGACTGGCTGGTGGATGTAGGGCCAGCTGCCGGCGAGCATGGCGGCACCATTCTCTACAGCGGCCCGCCCGCAGGCCTGGCCGAGGTCGAGCCGTCGCGCACCCGCGCCTACCTGTTCAGTGCCCCGGCCCGGACCACGCGTGAACCCCGGCAGGCCCGCGACTGGCTGAAGCTTGAAGGCATCACCCGCAACAACCTGCACAACGTCAGCGCCGCCTTCCCGCTTGGCTGCTTTACCGCCGTCACCGGTATTTCCGGCTCGGGCAAGTCCAGCCTGGTCAGCCAGGCCCTGCTGGAACTGGTGGGCGCGCACCTGGGCCATGCCGAGCAGCGCAGCGAAGCCGAAGAGCAAAGCCTGGAAGACGCACCTGAACTGGCCAGCAGCGGCCATGTGAGTGCGGGCCTTGGCAGCATCAAGCGCCTGGTGCAGGTCGACCAGAAACCGATCGGCCGCACGCCACGCTCCAACCTGGCTACCTACACGGGCCTGTTCGACCATGTGCGCAAGCTGTTCGCTGCCACAGACCAGGCCAAGGCCAAGGGCTTCGACGCCGGGCGCTTTTCCTTCAATGTTGCCAAGGGCCGTTGCGCCAACTGCGAGGGCGAAGGTTTCGTCAGCGTCGAGCTGCTGTTCATGCCCAGTGTCTACGCACCTTGCCCCACCTGTCATGGCGCCCGCTACAACCCCGAAACCCTGGCGGTGAGCTGGCAAGGCATGAACATCGCCCAAGTGCTGCAACTGACGGTCGACCAGGCCCTGCAGGTATTTGCCGAACAGCCCCCGGCGCGCCGGTGCTTGCAAGTGCTTCAGGATATCGGCTTGGGCTACCTGCGCCTGGGCCAACCGGCCACCGAACTGTCCGGTGGCGAAGCGCAGCGCATCAAGCTGGCCACCGAACTGCAGCGCACGGCCCGTGGGGCAACCCTGTACGTGCTGGATGAGCCCACCAATGGCTTGCACCCGCAAGACATCGACCGGCTGCTGGTGCAATTGAACCGCCTGGTCGAAGCCGGGCACAGCGTGGTGGTGGTCGAACATGACATGCGCGTGGTGGCGCAGAGCGACTGGGTGATCGACATCGGGCCAGGGGCCGGAGACGCCGGGGGCAAAGTAGTGGTCAGCGGGCCGCCCAAGGTTGTGGCCGCGTGTGCCGACAGCCGCACAGCGGCGTTCTTGGCCAAAGCCTTGTAGCACCTGCGCATCGCCATCACAAAAACCAAAGGATGCACCTAGCAGCACCAACCGCCGCTCAAGTACAGTCTGTCCCATGGACAAATACGCCCCTCGCCAGTGGCTCCCCCACGAAAAACCCAGCCTGCCGGGCTCGCCCTCCACGCCTCTGCATTCGCCAGCCAAGCGCCTGGCCTACGGCGTGGTTGGCCTGCTGGTGGCAATTACCGGTGGCCTGGGCAACGCGCTGGTCACCGCCAACCTGGTGTTCCTGCAGGGCGCCCTGGGTGCGACCACGGCAGAAATGGCCTGGCTACCGGCCGCCTACGTCATGACCAACGTGTCCATGAACCTGCTGTTGGTGAAATTCCGCCAGCAGTTCGGCCTGCGCGCGTTCACCGAAGTGTTCCTGGTGCTGTATGCCTTGGTCACTTTCGCCCACCTGCTGGTCAACGATCTCAGCTCGGCCATTGCCGTGCGTGCGGCCCACGGCATGGTCGGCGCAGCGCTCAGCTCGCTGGGGCTGTACTACATGATTCAGGCGTTCCCCGCCAAATGGCGGCTGAAGGCCATGGTACTGGGCCTGGGCGCCTCGCAGCTGGCGCTGCCGCTGGCGCGGATTTTTTCCGAAGACTTGCTGCAGATCGCCG from Pseudomonas fortuita carries:
- a CDS encoding NIPSNAP family protein; this encodes MDKAVVDHRIYTIRPRCMAAFIEAFDQLAMPILLRHLGAPLAFYTSSIGPLNQVVHLWGYDSLDDFEKRSAARDADPDFAAYLHATRDLVLAQETRILRPVSLHSLDRQ
- a CDS encoding FAD-dependent oxidoreductase codes for the protein MTTRNCDVLVVGAGAGGLATAITAKKQGLDVIVIEKDDCFGGTTAFSGGVLWVPGNRHAGNDSPEAAMTYLRNETGACFDAAGVEAFLRYGPQMVDFFERETAVKFVPTLYPDYHPQVEGGVDVGRSILAAPYDIRGLGPDMARLRPPLKTITFIGMMFNSSNADLKHFFNVTRSLTSFVYVARRLLTHLKELALYRRGTQVTSGNALAARLVRSALDLGIPILTGTPARQLLRDGGRVVGVLAGQGDSELRIQARRGVVLACGGFSHDLQRLRQAYPHVRRGGEHFSPVPAGNTGDGARMAEALGAKVDIRLQAPAAWMPVSKVPVGGGRYIAFPHLLDRYKPGVIGVLRSGRRFTNESNSYHDVGAALIEACAGQAETAMWLVCDRRTLAKYGLGFAKPAPMPLGPLLRNGYLLKGKTLAELAGKAGIDAQGLERTVRDYNLGAVQGEDRQYGRGSNSFNRYLADPQQQPNPCVAPVGEGPYFAVKVIMGDLGTFDGLRTSVVGEVLAADGQAIEGLYAVGNDRASIMGGNYPGAGITLGPIMTFGYITGRHLAGVEQGLAAASNAREVA
- a CDS encoding SDR family NAD(P)-dependent oxidoreductase; amino-acid sequence: MHNNKIPSQWLGLDSAVCVVTGAAGGIGAALAGALVAQQAHVVLLDRDLDKCRELAATLGEHSVGEVSALGCDIADPASVEQAAAQVQALHGRCDVLVNNASVLRPGALDVLSLEQWNQVLAVNLTGYLVCAQAFGRSMLARGRGRMVHVASIAAHYPQPNSGAYSAAKAGVSMLSRQIAVEWGPRGVRSNAVCPGLIRTPLSAAFYADPQIERQRSAMTANQRIGEPQDIADAVLFLASQRADYINGAELTVDGGLESMPMALIPRPGFEGVRA
- a CDS encoding helix-turn-helix domain-containing protein, whose translation is MNKIPNYALYGETARPVWHEALHVEQISQRSGAHNWEIAAHRHEGLLQLLYLQSGGGEVLFDSDRLQVQAPCVVYVPAQVVHGFHWAGQVEGLVITAAQHPLESIAQVLAPNLLAQVRKPQVIALPSWAADEDPLLPLCMALREEYHNRAREHVACSMALLLTLLIQVLRHEPHMPEGGHRPVSRRSQQLTALRELVDMHYRAHWPLADYAAELGMTLATLGRLCQEHLGMTPMNVINARLVLEAKRMLGHSSLSVKEIAHELGFADVGYFSRFFRKHAGVSPSGFREGQ
- a CDS encoding IclR family transcriptional regulator; the encoded protein is MGITADSGGVRSVERALAIVDLLGEHQALGLEELHYLTGLPKATASRMLATLQEQGWVYRGLSDRRYRLCARRLFGDRQMRFKRRLVESAAPLLLDLSERTGLVVDLSCFDGERLEVMESAIPQVLRKRYPHTCQIVGHHASLFHSAMGRACLGELAVDEVQRLAAHERLRDDTVLRNIEEDAHKGFGQRTEGYWEYPVRLPFLIRAIALPVHAEGRLAGSIALHWPLDQAPVERVMNLHLSSLATTVDDVQRALAG
- a CDS encoding amidase, which gives rise to MKPLAIDPIVALDAEALSQAIHARQVSCREVMQAYLAHIERCNPQVNALVSLRPAEAVLAEADERDCELKRGHSRGWMHGMPQAIKDLAATAGLRTTLGSPLFAEQIPEHDAISVARVRASGALIVGKSNVPEFGLGSQTYNTLFGTTTNAYDPQRVAGGSSGGAAAALAMRLLPVADGSDMMGSLRNPAAFNNVFGLRPSQGRVPHGPAPELFVQQLATEGPMGRSVVDVARLLSTQAGVDARVPLSLSEGRRDFAAGLQRDFRGVRVGWLGDYNGYLPMDGGVMGLCEAALADFAELGCRVEACQPAFDPARLWQCWLTHRHFLVHGNLGAAYADPARRALLKPEAQWEVEGALQLSAASLYQASLDRSDWYRALAHLFERYDYLLLPSAQVFPFDAKLAWPTAVGGRAMDTYHRWMEVVIGPTLAGLPSISVPVGFNSDGLPMGLQIIGPAQADHAVLQLAYAHEQLTRWVERRPPPCLLA
- a CDS encoding citrate-proton symporter, whose translation is MQTSSTGVSRTRQVVAAVIGNALEWYDFIVYGFLASIIARQFFPSDDEYASLLMALATFGVGFFMRPVGGVLLGMYSDRKGRKAAMQMIIRLMTVSIAMIAFAPDYLAIGMAAPLLIVVARMLQGFATGGEYASATAFLVESAPAHRKGLYGSWQLVGQCLAVFSGAAMVALVTHWCSPEALDSWGWRIPFVLGLLIGPVGLWIRKHMEEPEEFVEARRQAKGQSPSLWQVLREHRRSLLVSMGLACGATVSFYVVLVNMPTFAHKNLGLPLDQVLLVQMLAVGLMTVVIPLSGALSDRLGRRPVLMAFTLAFFIMVYPLYVWVAAAPSVERLLVMQLLLCTAIGGFFGPAPTALAEQFPVEVRSTGVSVAYNVAVMVFGGFAPLIVTWLTKVLGTPVAPSFYVLFACLLTLLGTYCLKEAPRAGKPTTFNLGVKP
- a CDS encoding M20 aminoacylase family protein, with protein sequence MSRHQHILAWLDDVASDLHTIRHDIHAHPELGFEESRTSALVARLLAQWGYEVHTGIGKTGVVGVLRNGSSPRRLGLRADMDALPIHEATGAAYSSQHQGCMHACGHDGHTTMLLGAARYLAATRQFDGTLTLIFQPAEEGQGGAEAMLADGLLERFPCDALFGMHNMPGLPAGHLGFREGPMMASQDLLTVTLDGVGGHGSMPHLTVDPLVAAASVVMALQTVVARNIDAQEAAVVTVGALQAGEAANVIPQQALLRLSLRALNAEVRAQTLERVRAIIVSQAESFGCRASIEHRPAYPVLVNHAAENAFATQVGVELLGAEAVDGNTRKLMGSEDFAWMLQRCPGAYLFIGNGVSRPMVHNPAYDFNDEILLTGAAYWGALAERWLAPA